The proteins below are encoded in one region of Buttiauxella gaviniae:
- the aceK gene encoding bifunctional isocitrate dehydrogenase kinase/phosphatase, whose product MTRRLELLIAHTILQGFDAQYGRFLEITAGAQQRFEQADWHAVQQAMKSRIHLYDHHVGLVVEQLRCITGGNNTDDEFLLRVKAQYTQLLPDYPRFEIAESFFNSVYCRLFDHRSLSPERLFIFSSQEEQRFRTISRPLSKTYSPALGWQPLLRSLLRDLPLRLPWQDVGRDAGYIVAHLAETFGVEALEHAQLEVANELFYRNKAAWLAGKLIFPSGKVPFLLPIHRTDDGQLVVDTCLTSTAEASIVFGFARSYFMVYAPLPAALVEWLRELLPGKTTAELYMAIGCQKHGKTESYREYLTYISKTDEQFIEAPGIRGMVMLVFTLPGFDRVFKVIKDKFAPQKEVTAERVRACYQLVKEHDRVGRMADTQEFENFVLSKHQISQPLLELLWQEAPEKMTDLGDRIVISHLYIERRMVPLNLWLEQAEGQQLRDAVEEYGNAIRQLAAANIFPGDMLFKNFGVTRHGRVVFYDYDEICYMTEVNFRNVPPSRYPEDELSAEPWYSVAPGDVFPEEFRHYLCADLRIRQIFDEMHSDLFRADYWRALQERIRNGHVEDVFAYRKRQRFITRFGELKQAG is encoded by the coding sequence ATGACACGCAGGCTGGAACTATTAATCGCTCACACCATCCTGCAAGGTTTTGACGCGCAGTATGGCCGCTTTCTTGAGATAACTGCCGGAGCGCAGCAGCGTTTCGAGCAAGCTGACTGGCATGCGGTTCAGCAGGCGATGAAAAGCCGCATCCATCTCTATGATCATCATGTAGGTTTAGTGGTGGAGCAACTGCGTTGTATTACGGGTGGCAACAATACGGACGATGAGTTTTTATTGCGAGTTAAAGCGCAGTACACGCAGCTATTACCGGATTACCCTCGGTTTGAAATCGCCGAAAGCTTTTTCAATTCCGTCTATTGTCGGCTCTTCGATCACCGCTCGTTATCTCCCGAGCGGCTTTTTATTTTCAGTTCTCAAGAAGAGCAACGCTTTCGCACCATTTCTCGTCCGCTATCTAAAACCTATTCTCCTGCTTTAGGCTGGCAACCGCTGCTGCGCTCTCTGCTAAGGGATTTGCCTTTGCGTTTACCGTGGCAGGATGTGGGGCGCGATGCCGGGTATATTGTTGCACATCTGGCCGAAACCTTTGGTGTCGAGGCTCTGGAGCACGCCCAGCTTGAGGTCGCCAACGAACTTTTTTATCGTAATAAGGCCGCCTGGCTGGCAGGAAAACTGATTTTTCCGAGCGGCAAAGTTCCCTTTTTGCTGCCGATTCATCGCACTGACGACGGGCAATTAGTCGTTGATACGTGCTTAACCAGCACCGCCGAGGCGAGCATAGTTTTCGGCTTCGCACGTTCATATTTCATGGTTTATGCCCCGCTTCCTGCCGCTCTGGTTGAATGGTTGCGTGAGCTGCTGCCCGGTAAAACAACCGCCGAACTGTATATGGCGATTGGCTGCCAGAAACACGGCAAAACAGAAAGTTACCGGGAATATCTGACTTACATTTCCAAAACTGATGAGCAATTCATTGAAGCCCCTGGCATCCGCGGCATGGTGATGCTGGTGTTTACGCTTCCCGGTTTCGATCGGGTATTCAAGGTAATTAAAGACAAGTTTGCGCCGCAAAAAGAGGTGACAGCCGAACGTGTGCGGGCTTGCTATCAACTGGTTAAAGAACACGATCGCGTCGGGCGAATGGCCGATACTCAGGAGTTCGAAAACTTTGTGCTGTCTAAACACCAAATTAGCCAGCCATTATTGGAATTATTGTGGCAGGAAGCGCCAGAAAAAATGACGGATCTCGGGGACCGAATCGTCATTAGCCATTTGTATATTGAACGGCGTATGGTGCCGCTTAACTTATGGCTGGAGCAGGCCGAAGGTCAGCAACTGCGCGACGCGGTAGAGGAATATGGCAATGCCATTCGCCAGCTTGCCGCCGCCAATATTTTCCCGGGTGACATGCTGTTTAAAAACTTTGGCGTCACCCGTCACGGGCGTGTTGTTTTCTACGATTACGACGAAATTTGCTATATGACTGAAGTGAATTTTCGGAACGTCCCGCCATCGCGTTATCCGGAAGACGAACTCTCTGCTGAACCGTGGTATAGCGTGGCGCCGGGCGACGTATTCCCGGAAGAATTCCGTCACTATTTATGCGCCGATCTACGTATTCGCCAGATTTTTGATGAAATGCACAGCGACCTGTTTCGTGCCGATTACTGGCGAGCGTTACAAGAGCGAATCCGCAATGGGCATGTGGAAGATGTTTTTGCCTATCGCAAGCGACAGCGATTTATCACTCGTTTTGGCGAGTTAAAGCAGGCGGGTTAG